A portion of the Acidobacteriaceae bacterium genome contains these proteins:
- a CDS encoding alpha-amylase family glycosyl hydrolase has product MPRVPASTYRLQFHKEFTFDDASAIADYLKALGVSHVYASPYLQAAPGSMHGYDVVDHRRINEEVGGEQGHERFCKKLADLDLGQILDIVPNHMSLAEQNRYWWDVLENGTNSRYASFFDIDWNSSEERLRDKVLVPILGDQYGRVLRDGGVKIVRNGANFTVEASSQALPVAPQTLAPLLSRAADYAKSDTLSFLAASFARLPQAEFWDRRLILARHRDRNVLLKLLERLCAEEDAACHAIDRTVKEFNANVDDLDTFLSAQNYRLSYWKAADQQLGYRRFFDVNTLIGLRVERDHVFDETHALIVKWLKSGTLDGVRIDHPDGLRDPLSYFQRLRSFASGRLDHRRKNS; this is encoded by the coding sequence TTGCCGCGCGTCCCTGCATCTACATATCGTTTGCAGTTCCACAAAGAATTTACCTTCGACGATGCTTCTGCGATCGCTGATTACCTGAAGGCTCTGGGTGTTTCGCACGTCTATGCGTCGCCCTATCTTCAAGCCGCGCCCGGCTCCATGCATGGCTATGACGTAGTCGATCATCGCCGTATCAATGAAGAGGTTGGTGGAGAGCAAGGCCACGAACGTTTCTGTAAGAAGCTTGCCGATCTGGACCTTGGTCAGATTCTCGATATCGTTCCGAACCACATGAGTCTCGCTGAGCAGAACCGCTACTGGTGGGACGTGTTGGAGAACGGAACAAACAGCCGTTACGCAAGCTTCTTCGACATCGATTGGAACTCTTCTGAAGAGAGACTTCGCGACAAGGTGCTCGTGCCGATCCTCGGTGATCAGTACGGTCGTGTGCTGCGTGATGGCGGCGTCAAAATTGTTCGCAACGGGGCGAACTTCACGGTAGAAGCCTCCAGTCAGGCGCTCCCCGTTGCACCACAAACGCTCGCGCCTCTTCTCTCTCGTGCAGCGGACTACGCAAAGAGCGACACACTCAGCTTTCTCGCCGCAAGCTTCGCGCGCCTTCCGCAGGCTGAGTTCTGGGACCGCCGCTTGATCCTTGCGCGGCATCGTGATCGCAATGTGTTGTTGAAGCTGCTGGAACGCCTCTGCGCGGAAGAGGATGCAGCGTGCCACGCCATCGATCGCACGGTGAAGGAGTTCAACGCCAACGTCGATGACCTCGACACGTTCTTATCGGCGCAGAACTATCGCCTCTCATACTGGAAGGCTGCAGATCAGCAGCTCGGTTATCGTCGCTTCTTCGACGTCAACACCTTGATCGGTCTGCGCGTGGAGCGCGACCACGTCTTTGATGAAACCCATGCGCTCATCGTGAAATGGCTGAAGTCTGGCACGCTCGACGGTGTCCGCATCGATCATCCCGATGGCCTTCGCGATCCATTGAGCTACTTCCAGCGCTTGCGCAGCTTTGCCTCCGGACGCCTGGATCATCGGCGAAAAAATTCTTGA
- a CDS encoding glycoside hydrolase family 15 protein, translated as MFGFGRKHTQDAPHLHGARIEDYAIIGDLQTAALVSKQGSIDWLCWPTFSSPACFASLLGTADNGFWKVYPLCGENEPVVASRRYVPCTNILESTFRTKDGEVCVTDFMPPRGKYSDIIRIVTGVRGKVKMRMDLKIRFDYGLTVPWVTMHNHELRAVAGPNMVVLRAVCDRGVTATLRGDDDTMATVSEFTVREGDRVCFAMTYAPSTDELPPAIHIDKELQDTKNFWEKWIAPLKYEGIYREQVERSLVTLKSLTYEPTGGMVAAVTTSLPEQIGGGRNWDYRYCWLRDTAFTLLTLLNAGFTEEAMSWRKWLLRAVAGSPEQLQVLYSIHGERRLEETSLSWLPGYENSSPVRVGNAASGQFQLDVFGEVVLAMSRLPDAVDDLRTPSNDVMASIVDRVCKVWDQPDEGIWEVRSGRQHFVHSKAMAWLALDLAIEHHERYDGKGDVKRWRKNRDMLHKEICERGFNKRLNSFTQTYDGDTIDASLLRLAFIRFLPLDDPRIIGTVHAVENTLMRDGLVERYDTSRSPDGLSGSEGTFLACSFWLVTGLCLIGESEKARPLFERLLALCNDLGLLSEEYDPRAKRMLGNFPQALSHIALVHAAFTLSGKWAPRMVREGVLK; from the coding sequence TTGTTCGGTTTCGGTCGCAAACACACCCAGGACGCACCGCATCTGCACGGCGCACGCATTGAAGATTACGCCATCATCGGGGACCTGCAAACCGCGGCCCTCGTCAGCAAGCAAGGCTCCATCGATTGGCTCTGCTGGCCTACATTTTCTTCACCCGCCTGCTTCGCCTCACTACTCGGCACCGCTGACAACGGTTTCTGGAAGGTCTATCCGCTCTGCGGTGAAAACGAGCCAGTAGTAGCCTCCCGTCGATACGTCCCTTGCACCAACATCCTCGAATCGACCTTCCGCACAAAGGATGGAGAGGTCTGTGTCACAGACTTTATGCCGCCGCGCGGGAAGTACTCCGACATCATCCGTATCGTTACCGGCGTGCGCGGCAAGGTGAAGATGCGGATGGACCTCAAGATCCGCTTCGACTACGGCCTCACCGTGCCGTGGGTCACCATGCATAACCATGAGCTCCGCGCCGTCGCCGGACCAAACATGGTGGTGCTCCGCGCCGTCTGCGACAGAGGCGTGACCGCCACATTGCGTGGCGATGATGACACGATGGCCACGGTCAGCGAGTTCACGGTTCGCGAAGGTGATCGTGTCTGCTTCGCCATGACCTATGCCCCTTCGACCGATGAATTGCCCCCGGCAATACACATCGACAAAGAACTTCAGGACACGAAGAATTTCTGGGAGAAATGGATAGCTCCGCTCAAGTACGAGGGGATCTATCGCGAGCAGGTTGAGCGAAGTCTTGTCACGCTGAAGTCGCTGACCTATGAGCCGACTGGCGGCATGGTAGCCGCCGTAACAACGAGTCTCCCTGAGCAAATCGGCGGGGGACGCAACTGGGACTACCGCTACTGCTGGCTTCGCGATACTGCCTTCACCTTGCTCACGCTGCTGAACGCAGGCTTTACGGAAGAGGCCATGAGCTGGCGCAAATGGTTGCTACGCGCTGTGGCCGGCTCACCGGAACAGTTGCAGGTGCTCTACAGCATTCATGGCGAGCGCCGTCTGGAGGAGACCTCTCTAAGCTGGTTGCCGGGCTATGAAAACTCCTCGCCCGTCCGTGTTGGCAACGCTGCCTCCGGGCAGTTCCAACTCGACGTCTTTGGCGAAGTGGTCCTCGCGATGAGTCGTCTGCCAGATGCTGTCGATGATCTTCGCACGCCGTCCAATGACGTCATGGCCTCCATCGTCGATCGTGTCTGCAAGGTGTGGGATCAGCCCGACGAAGGCATCTGGGAAGTTCGCAGCGGACGTCAGCACTTCGTGCATTCAAAGGCGATGGCATGGCTCGCGCTGGATCTCGCTATCGAGCATCACGAGCGTTACGACGGTAAGGGCGATGTAAAACGCTGGCGCAAGAACCGCGACATGCTGCATAAAGAAATTTGCGAACGCGGCTTCAACAAGAGGCTCAACAGTTTCACGCAAACCTACGATGGCGACACCATCGATGCATCGCTGCTGCGTCTCGCCTTCATTCGCTTCCTTCCTCTCGATGATCCCCGCATCATCGGCACTGTGCACGCTGTAGAGAACACACTCATGCGCGATGGCCTTGTGGAACGGTATGACACAAGCCGCTCGCCCGACGGTTTGAGCGGAAGCGAAGGCACGTTTCTGGCCTGCAGTTTCTGGCTCGTCACAGGCCTTTGCCTTATCGGGGAAAGCGAGAAGGCTCGACCGCTCTTCGAGCGTTTGTTAGCCTTGTGCAATGATTTAGGCCTTTTGTCGGAAGAGTACGATCCGCGCGCCAAGCGTATGCTGGGGAACTTCCCGCAAGCGTTGTCGCACATCGCACTCGTACACGCAGCCTTTACATTGTCTGGGAAGTGGGCTCCGCGCATGGTCAGGGAAGGTGTCCTGAAGTAG
- a CDS encoding alpha-1,4-glucan--maltose-1-phosphate maltosyltransferase, whose product MKPTEGRRRVVIEEVQPSVDAGRYPVKRVLGDVVKVRCAAFSDGHDHVAARILYKPVNERKWRSAPLTSLPNDYWEGEFPVDAIGAWSFTIEAWVDHVDTWVSDLEKRLAAQGAGGQDIPLALRIGANHIEAAGSRAKGADAKKLKMTAKQLEALAESNLPFYESPMKAEIVELAAKYPDLSYSTKYDEELPVWVDRERARFSAWYELFPRSCSPIEGRHGTLKDVEERLPEIAAMGFDIVYMPPIHPIGVQYRKGKNNSVTAEPGEVGSPWAVGSKEGGHTAILPELGTLSDFADLVNAAQMQGMELALDIAFQCAPDHPWVTEHPEWFILRPDGTIQYAENPPKKYQDIYPLNFESKDWKGLWDALYGVFKFWIERGVKVFRVDNPHTKALPFWEWCIAEVHAKHPEVLFLAEAFTRPHVMYSLAKAGYTQGYTYFTWRNTKTDLAEYFTEICNEPVRDFFRPNVWPNTPDILHEQLQTGGRAMFQLRAVLAATLSANWGIYGPAYELCEGHPAKPSAGKTSSEEYLDSEKYQLRSWDRASSISIAPLIRRLNKIRHAHASLQKNENLVFHANPNEQILAYSKSNGTDTILTVVNLDSFNEQNTMIELDLDALGLQAQESFEVEDLLTGARYTWHGERNYVALRPWEAVAHVFRIVR is encoded by the coding sequence ATGAAACCGACCGAAGGCCGCCGCCGCGTAGTGATTGAAGAAGTGCAACCGAGTGTAGATGCTGGACGATATCCGGTAAAGCGTGTTCTCGGCGACGTGGTAAAGGTCCGTTGCGCCGCTTTTTCCGATGGTCATGATCATGTGGCCGCCAGGATTCTGTACAAGCCTGTGAATGAACGCAAGTGGCGGTCGGCTCCGCTGACGTCTCTGCCCAACGATTACTGGGAGGGCGAGTTCCCCGTCGATGCAATAGGCGCGTGGAGCTTCACGATTGAGGCCTGGGTCGACCACGTGGACACATGGGTGAGCGATCTCGAGAAGCGGTTGGCAGCGCAGGGAGCAGGTGGGCAGGATATCCCGCTGGCGTTGCGTATTGGTGCGAACCACATTGAAGCTGCCGGCTCGCGGGCCAAAGGCGCAGATGCGAAGAAGCTAAAGATGACGGCGAAGCAGTTGGAAGCGCTGGCCGAGTCGAACCTGCCCTTCTACGAGTCGCCGATGAAGGCAGAGATCGTGGAGCTCGCAGCGAAATATCCAGACCTCAGCTATTCGACGAAGTATGACGAGGAGCTACCGGTGTGGGTGGATCGTGAACGTGCACGCTTCTCCGCCTGGTATGAGCTGTTCCCGCGCTCGTGCTCGCCTATCGAAGGACGTCATGGAACGCTGAAGGATGTGGAAGAGCGTCTGCCTGAGATTGCGGCGATGGGCTTCGACATCGTGTACATGCCGCCGATCCACCCTATCGGCGTGCAGTATCGCAAAGGCAAGAATAACTCCGTGACAGCAGAGCCGGGTGAGGTAGGGAGCCCATGGGCGGTGGGCTCGAAGGAAGGCGGCCACACGGCGATTCTGCCGGAGCTAGGCACGCTGAGCGACTTTGCCGACCTGGTAAACGCAGCGCAGATGCAGGGCATGGAGCTTGCGCTCGATATCGCGTTTCAATGTGCGCCGGATCATCCGTGGGTGACGGAGCATCCTGAGTGGTTCATTCTGCGGCCTGATGGAACGATTCAATATGCGGAGAACCCGCCGAAGAAGTATCAGGACATCTACCCGCTGAACTTCGAGTCGAAGGACTGGAAGGGCTTGTGGGATGCGCTTTACGGCGTCTTCAAGTTCTGGATCGAGCGCGGTGTGAAGGTCTTCCGCGTGGACAACCCACACACCAAGGCGTTGCCGTTCTGGGAGTGGTGCATCGCAGAGGTTCATGCCAAGCACCCGGAGGTACTCTTCCTCGCCGAAGCGTTTACACGGCCGCACGTGATGTATTCGCTGGCGAAGGCCGGTTACACGCAGGGGTACACCTACTTCACATGGCGCAACACGAAGACAGATCTGGCGGAGTACTTCACTGAGATTTGCAACGAGCCCGTGCGTGACTTCTTCCGCCCCAACGTGTGGCCGAACACGCCGGACATTCTGCATGAGCAGTTGCAGACAGGCGGGCGTGCGATGTTCCAGTTGCGCGCCGTGCTGGCGGCTACGTTGTCGGCAAACTGGGGAATTTACGGCCCGGCGTATGAGCTTTGCGAAGGGCACCCGGCAAAGCCTTCTGCAGGTAAGACCAGCAGCGAAGAGTACCTGGATAGCGAAAAGTATCAACTGCGGTCGTGGGATCGCGCGTCTTCGATCTCGATCGCTCCGCTGATTCGCAGGTTGAACAAGATTCGTCACGCTCATGCTTCGCTGCAAAAGAATGAGAACCTTGTCTTCCACGCCAACCCGAACGAACAGATTCTGGCGTATTCGAAGTCAAACGGCACGGACACGATTCTGACCGTGGTCAACCTCGACAGCTTCAACGAACAGAACACGATGATTGAACTGGATCTTGACGCACTTGGGCTGCAGGCGCAGGAGAGCTTCGAAGTGGAAGATCTGCTGACAGGGGCTCGCTATACATGGCACGGAGAACGCAACTACGTGGCGCTACGGCCATGGGAAGCGGTGGCGCACGTCTTCAGGATTGTGCGATGA
- a CDS encoding DUF3828 domain-containing protein, whose protein sequence is MIFRSCAVIVLLGIGLRPLKAQDTAPVHDFVDGIYAWDSNDQADDPLPDEKVYTPALIHLFHDDQRRAGKGNIGKLDFDPLCSCQDAGGLKYALGPISMSGFTTSKVTVHLSDSNFSSNITLFLRRTPKGWRIDDVQTNKIASLRQFLGKE, encoded by the coding sequence ATGATTTTTCGTTCCTGTGCAGTGATCGTGCTTTTAGGGATCGGCCTAAGGCCTCTAAAAGCACAAGATACTGCTCCCGTGCACGATTTCGTGGATGGAATCTATGCATGGGATTCGAACGACCAAGCAGACGATCCTCTTCCAGACGAAAAGGTCTACACCCCAGCGCTTATTCACCTCTTTCATGACGATCAGCGACGAGCAGGCAAAGGAAACATCGGCAAGCTGGACTTCGACCCCCTTTGTTCCTGTCAGGATGCCGGTGGGCTGAAATATGCCTTGGGGCCGATATCAATGTCGGGGTTCACTACGTCGAAGGTGACAGTGCATCTTTCGGATTCGAATTTCAGTAGCAACATAACGTTATTTCTCAGGCGAACTCCAAAAGGCTGGCGGATCGACGACGTACAAACGAACAAGATCGCCAGCTTGCGCCAATTTCTTGGCAAAGAATAG
- the treS gene encoding maltose alpha-D-glucosyltransferase, whose translation MIVKKPCSASDPLWYKDAIIYEIHVRAFADSNGDGIGDFQGLLGKLDYLQELGVTCLWILPFFPSPLRDDGYDIANYVSVNPSYGTIEDFQQFLNEAHARGMQVMIELVINHTSDQHPWFQAARLAPKDSPEREMYVWSDTDKLYDGVRIIFTDTEKSNWTWDEVAGQYYWHRFFSHQPDLNFDNPRVMDEVLKAMRFWLDMGVDGLRLDAIPYLVERDGTSCENVPETHEKIKEIRAAIDAEYENRLVLAEANMWPADVRPYFGDDDECNMAFHFPLMPRIYMALRQEDRLPITDIMAQTPDIPPNCQWGLFLRNHDELTLEMVTDDERDYMNMAYASDPRMRVNVGIRRRLAPLMDNNRRRIELLNSLLLSFPGTPIMYYGDEIGMGDNIYLGDRNGVRTPMQWNSDRNAGFSKAVPAKLYFPVIMDPIWGYQAINVEAQQSDPSSLLHWTRNMIALRKLFQVFGRGSLEFLHPENRKVLAYVRDYEANGHTETVLCVANLSRFAQPVQLDLSKYVGRQPVEMLGYVPFPEIDNTPYALTLAPYSFFWLELQPAAPKPEAPVVDASRHSAEERLGALAKAQRAEFFSLDRLMEESAQELVGRLLPGYLPQQRWFGGKSRSIRSAQIRTATPVPNTAAILATVEVAYETGDSELYQLPLALADDGEAEAIRANIPKAIIAQLTEDGSHRVLYDASANAAFRDSLLRMILESPAGSAETAASHDAGTSNSVALSGTRSASLDAMALANEVSRLGSAEQSNTSILYDDKAILKLFRRLRTGENPDVEITRFLTDVAHFANIPAYLGDLHLNSDGTTVAFLQQFAANEGDGWQWTLDELARFYESAANSPHPVQLGSPANFEHPSAIPAEAHEHAGLYLDAAALLGKRTAEMHLALATPTENTAFAAEAFDDAALAAERKRIADEATEAFTALEAKAAELTGEAREAADKILAARTALTARLDKLTGDPRQFGERIRIHGDFHLGQVLRAREDFLVVDFEGEPARSLEERRTKQSPLKDVAGMLRSFNYAARAALDRHAQRRPEQAAALAPWATLWENSVCSAYLQAYKESIAASPQLLPAAEAAQTLLLALLLEKASYELLYELNNRPSWLPIPINGLLAIASEPQ comes from the coding sequence TTGATCGTCAAGAAACCCTGCAGCGCCAGCGATCCCCTTTGGTACAAAGACGCGATCATCTATGAGATTCACGTTCGTGCGTTTGCAGACTCGAATGGCGATGGTATCGGTGACTTTCAGGGGCTGCTGGGCAAGCTGGACTACCTGCAGGAGCTAGGCGTTACCTGTCTCTGGATTCTTCCGTTCTTCCCTTCGCCTCTGCGTGATGATGGCTACGATATCGCCAACTATGTTTCGGTGAATCCGAGCTATGGCACGATCGAAGACTTTCAGCAGTTCCTGAACGAGGCCCACGCACGCGGGATGCAGGTGATGATTGAGCTTGTGATCAATCACACGTCGGATCAACACCCGTGGTTTCAAGCAGCACGGCTCGCGCCAAAGGATTCGCCCGAACGTGAGATGTATGTGTGGAGCGATACGGACAAGCTCTACGACGGTGTTCGCATCATCTTCACAGACACGGAGAAGTCCAACTGGACTTGGGATGAAGTAGCCGGGCAGTACTACTGGCACCGCTTCTTCTCGCACCAGCCCGATCTGAACTTTGACAACCCACGCGTGATGGACGAAGTGTTGAAGGCGATGCGCTTCTGGCTGGACATGGGCGTGGATGGTCTGCGGCTGGACGCGATTCCCTACCTCGTAGAGCGCGATGGAACAAGCTGCGAGAACGTTCCTGAGACGCACGAGAAGATCAAAGAGATTCGCGCGGCGATCGATGCTGAGTATGAGAATCGTCTCGTGCTGGCAGAAGCAAATATGTGGCCCGCGGATGTGCGGCCTTACTTTGGCGATGACGACGAGTGCAACATGGCGTTCCACTTTCCGCTGATGCCACGCATCTACATGGCGCTGCGGCAGGAAGATCGTCTGCCCATTACGGACATCATGGCGCAGACGCCGGACATTCCACCAAACTGCCAGTGGGGCTTGTTCCTGCGCAACCATGACGAGCTAACGCTCGAGATGGTGACCGACGACGAGCGAGATTACATGAACATGGCGTATGCGTCGGACCCTCGCATGCGCGTGAACGTAGGCATTCGCCGCCGGTTGGCGCCGCTGATGGACAATAACCGCCGTCGCATCGAGCTATTGAACTCGCTGCTGCTTTCGTTCCCCGGCACGCCCATCATGTACTACGGCGACGAGATCGGCATGGGCGACAACATTTACCTGGGTGACCGCAACGGCGTGCGAACGCCGATGCAGTGGAACAGTGATCGAAACGCGGGCTTCTCGAAGGCTGTGCCCGCGAAGCTGTACTTCCCGGTGATCATGGACCCGATCTGGGGCTACCAGGCGATCAACGTGGAGGCGCAGCAGAGCGATCCGTCATCGCTGCTGCACTGGACGCGCAACATGATTGCGCTGCGCAAGCTCTTCCAGGTCTTCGGGCGTGGGTCGCTGGAGTTTCTGCATCCGGAGAACCGTAAGGTACTGGCGTACGTCCGAGATTATGAAGCGAACGGCCACACCGAGACGGTGCTATGCGTCGCGAACCTTTCCCGTTTTGCTCAGCCGGTGCAGCTTGATCTGAGCAAATACGTTGGGCGACAGCCGGTGGAAATGCTCGGCTACGTGCCCTTCCCTGAGATCGACAACACGCCGTACGCGCTGACGCTGGCTCCCTACAGCTTCTTCTGGCTGGAGTTGCAGCCAGCGGCACCGAAGCCGGAAGCGCCCGTGGTGGACGCCTCGCGGCACAGTGCAGAAGAGCGACTGGGTGCGCTGGCGAAGGCACAGCGAGCGGAGTTCTTCTCGCTGGATCGCTTGATGGAAGAGTCCGCGCAGGAGCTGGTTGGAAGACTGTTGCCGGGGTACCTGCCGCAGCAGCGCTGGTTCGGAGGCAAGTCGCGCAGCATCCGCTCGGCACAGATTCGTACAGCAACTCCCGTGCCGAATACGGCGGCGATCCTTGCCACCGTTGAGGTCGCGTATGAGACAGGCGATAGCGAGCTTTATCAACTGCCGCTCGCGCTGGCCGATGATGGTGAGGCTGAAGCCATTCGCGCGAACATTCCCAAGGCGATCATCGCGCAGCTTACGGAAGACGGTTCCCATCGCGTGCTCTATGACGCGAGCGCCAACGCGGCGTTCCGCGACTCGCTCCTGCGCATGATTCTGGAAAGCCCGGCTGGCAGCGCGGAAACAGCAGCGTCGCATGATGCAGGCACCAGCAACTCCGTGGCTCTGAGTGGAACGCGCTCGGCTTCGCTCGATGCGATGGCGCTGGCAAATGAGGTTTCTCGACTGGGTTCGGCGGAGCAGTCAAACACGTCGATCCTTTACGACGACAAGGCGATCCTGAAGCTCTTCCGCCGTCTGCGTACGGGAGAAAATCCTGACGTAGAGATCACACGCTTCCTGACGGATGTCGCGCACTTTGCGAACATCCCGGCGTATCTTGGCGATCTGCACTTGAACTCAGACGGCACGACCGTGGCGTTCCTGCAGCAGTTTGCGGCGAACGAAGGCGATGGCTGGCAGTGGACGCTGGATGAGTTGGCGCGGTTCTATGAGTCCGCCGCAAACAGCCCACACCCTGTGCAGCTTGGTTCGCCTGCTAACTTCGAACATCCGTCGGCGATTCCCGCAGAGGCGCATGAGCATGCAGGGCTCTACCTGGATGCGGCAGCGCTGCTGGGCAAACGTACAGCAGAGATGCACCTTGCTCTGGCAACGCCGACCGAAAACACGGCGTTCGCCGCCGAGGCGTTCGACGATGCCGCTCTTGCGGCAGAGCGCAAGCGCATTGCCGACGAAGCGACCGAGGCATTCACCGCACTCGAAGCCAAGGCTGCAGAGCTGACCGGAGAGGCCCGCGAAGCTGCGGACAAAATTCTGGCAGCACGTACCGCACTCACGGCACGCCTCGACAAGCTCACCGGCGATCCACGGCAGTTTGGCGAGCGTATTCGCATTCACGGTGACTTCCATCTTGGCCAGGTGCTACGTGCTCGCGAAGACTTCCTGGTCGTCGACTTCGAAGGCGAACCAGCTCGTTCGCTGGAAGAACGCCGCACCAAGCAGTCCCCGCTGAAGGACGTTGCGGGGATGCTGCGGTCGTTCAACTACGCGGCCCGCGCGGCGCTGGATCGCCACGCGCAACGGCGGCCGGAGCAGGCTGCAGCGCTGGCTCCGTGGGCGACGCTGTGGGAGAATTCAGTTTGCTCAGCGTACCTGCAGGCGTACAAAGAAAGCATTGCGGCGAGTCCGCAACTGCTGCCAGCGGCGGAAGCAGCGCAAACGCTTCTGCTCGCCTTATTGCTGGAAAAAGCGTCTTATGAATTGTTGTACGAGTTGAACAACCGGCCTTCGTGGCTGCCCATTCCCATCAACGGTCTGCTCGCTATTGCAAGCGAGCCTCAGTAA
- a CDS encoding acyl carrier protein: protein MQQQDIYTQLTAIFHDLFDDDTIVLSPGLTAADVPDWDSFNHINLIVAVEARFGIKFQTAELESLQTVGHLVDLVQSKLAAKGR, encoded by the coding sequence ATGCAACAACAAGACATCTACACACAACTGACCGCTATCTTTCACGATCTGTTCGACGACGACACGATCGTGCTTTCGCCGGGGCTCACTGCTGCCGACGTTCCCGACTGGGATTCCTTCAACCACATCAACCTGATCGTTGCGGTCGAAGCGCGCTTCGGCATCAAGTTTCAGACCGCTGAACTGGAAAGCCTGCAGACCGTCGGCCACCTCGTCGACCTCGTTCAGTCCAAGCTGGCGGCCAAAGGCCGCTAA